Proteins found in one Panthera tigris isolate Pti1 chromosome B3, P.tigris_Pti1_mat1.1, whole genome shotgun sequence genomic segment:
- the LOC102964873 gene encoding histone H3.3A-like: MARTKQTASKSTGGKAPRKQLATKAAPKSAPSTGVVKKPHCYRPGTVALREIRRYQKSTALLFHELPFQRLVREIAQDFKTDLRFQSAAIGALQEASEAYLVSLFEDTSLCAIHAKRVTIMPKDVQLEHRIRGERA; the protein is encoded by the coding sequence ATGGCTCGTACAAAGCAGACTGCCAGCAAATCCACTGGGGGTAAAGCACCGAGGAAGCAACTGGCTACAAAAGCCGCTCCCAAGAGTGCGCCCTCTACTGGAGTGGTGAAGAAACCTCATTGTTACAGGCCTGGTACCGTGGCACTCCGCGAAATTAGACGTTACCAGAAGTCCACTGCACTTCTGTTCCACGAACTTCCTTTCCAGCGTCTGGTGCGAGAAATTGCTCAGGACTTCAAAACAGACCTGCGCTTCCAGAGCGCGGCTATCGGTGCTTTGCAGGAGGCAAGCGAGGCCTACCTGGTGAGCCTCTTCGAAGACACCAGCCTGTGTGCTATCCATGCCAAACGTGTAACAATTATGCCAAAAGACGTCCAGCTAGAGCACCGCATACGTGGAGAACGTGCTTAA
- the RIOX1 gene encoding ribosomal oxygenase 1 isoform X3, which translates to MVVRDGLPAGREGGAGRKNGRRGQPGGGWRPRPLPRVPRSRSPRDLFSSQPWPGSEGAPTMDGLRASAGLLRRGRLRRRRQPQPHSGSVLALPLRPRKIRRQLRRSVASRMAALRAQTLPSEDSEDSRVESTVDDPGDPLADGAATIPDAARREPYGHLGPAELLEASPASRSLQTPRALVEAQTPPARLVEAQTPPARLVEAPALPARLVPAPAPPARLVEVPAAPARVVETSALLCPAQHLAAAPPSVAPATLSGPQVDSTGGELAWDSPLQRVLAELNRIPSSRRRAARLFEWLISPMPPDHFYRRLWEREAVLVRRQDHAYYQGLFSTADLDSMLRHEEVQFGQHLDAARYVNGRRETLNPPGRALPAAAWALYQAGCSLRLLCPQAFSTTVWQFLAVLQEQFGSMAGSNVYLTPPNSQGFAPHYDDIEAFVLQLEGRKLWRVYRPRVPTEELALTSSPNFSQDDLGEPVLQTVLEPGDLLYFPRGFIHQAECQDGVHSLHLTLSTYQRNTWGDFLEAVLPLAVQAAMEENVEFRRGLPRDFMDYMGAQHSDSKDPRRTAFMEKLEESSPNLESEYFHGWWKRAWCTRESTGLGTRRPGFGVVAGRQLAE; encoded by the exons ATGGTGGTGAGAGACGGACTACCAGCCGGGCGAGAGGGAGGCGCCGGGCGGAAGAATGGCAGGCGTGGCCAACCCGGAGGCGGCTGGAGGCCGCGCCCCCTTCCCAGAGTGCCCCGCAGCCGCTCCCCGCGAGATCTCTTTTCCAGCCAGCCCTGGCCCGGCTCAGAAGGTGCTCCCACCATGGATGGGCTTCGGGCTAGCGCAGGGCTGTTGAGGCGCGGGCGGTTGAGACGCCGGCGCCAGCCGCAGCCACACAGCGGGTCGGTCCTGGCCCTGCCCTTAAGGCCCAGGAAGATCCGAAGGCAGCTGAGGAGAAGCGTGGCGTCCCGCATGGCCGCACTGAGGGCCCAGACACTGCCGAGCGAGGACTCGGAGGACTCGAGGGTGGAGTCGACGGTCGACGATCCTGGAGACCCGCTGGCTGATGGGGCAGCGACCATCCCGGATGCGGCCCGGCGAGAGCCGTACGGTCACCTGGGGCCTGCAGAGCTGCTGGAGGCCTCGCCCGCGTCCCGCTCCCTGCAGACCCCCCGCGCGCTGGTGGAGGCGCAGACCCCGCCGGCCCGCCTGGTGGAGGCGCAGACCCCGCCGGCCCGCCTGGTGGAGGCGCCCGCCCTGCCCGCGCGCCTAGTGCCGGCTCCCGCGCCTCCCGCGCGCCTGGTGGAGGTGCCCGCTGCGCCGGCGCGCGTGGTGGAGACCTCGGCGCTGCTGTGCCCTGCCCAGCACTTGGCGGCCGCCCCGCCATCCGTGGCCCCCGCAACGCTGTCGGGGCCGCAGGTGGATAGCACCGGCGGGGAGTTGGCCTGGGACTCGCCGCTGCAGCGCGTCCTGGCGGAGCTGAACCGCATCCCCAGCAGCCGGCGGCGGGCCGCGCGCCTCTTTGAGTGGCTCATCTCGCCCATGCCGCCCGATCATTTCTACCGGCGCCTGTGGGAGCGGGAGGCGGTGCTGGTGCGGCGGCAGGACCACGCCTACTATCAGGGGCTTTTCTCCACCGCAGACTTGGACTCCATGCTGCGCCACGAGGAGGTGCAGTTCGGGCAGCACCTGGATGCTGCTCGGTACGTCAACGGGCGGCGCGAGACCCTGAACCCCCCCGGCCGCGCGCTGCCTGCCGCCGCCTGGGCCCTGTACCAGGCCGGCTGCTCCCTGCGCCTCCTCTGTCCGCAGGCTTTCTCGACCACAGTGTGGCAGTTTTTGGCCGTGCTCCAAGAGCAGTTTGGTAGCATGGCAGGCTCCAACGTTTACCTCACGCCCCCCAATTCGCAGGGCTTTGCCCCCCACTACGACGACATCGAGGCTTTTGTGCTGCAGCTGGAAGGTAGGAAACTCTGGCGTGTGTACCGACCCCGGGTACCGACCGAGGAGCTGGCCCTGACATCCAGTCCCAACTTCAGCCAGGACGACCTCGGTGAGCCGGTGCTGCAGACTGTGCTGGAACCTGGAGATTTGCTCTACTTTCCTCGGGGCTTCATTCACCAAGCCGAATGCCAGGATGGAGTGCACTCTCTGCACCTCACCTTGTCCACGTACCAGCGCAATACCTGGGGCGACTTCCTGGAGGCCGTCCTGCCCCTGGCAGTGCAGGCTGCCATGGAAGAAAATGTGGAGTTCCGAAGGGGTCTTCCCCGAGATTTCATGGATTACATGGGGGCCCAGCACTCAGATTCCAAGGATCCACGAAGAACCGCTTTTATGGAGAAG TTGGAAGAATCTTCCCCAAACCTGGAAAGTGAATATTTTCATGGTTGGTGGAAAAGAGCCTGGTGTACCAGAGAGAGCACTGGACTTGGAACCAGAAGACCTGGGTTTGGGGTGGTGGCTGGTAGGCAGCTGGCTGAATGA
- the RIOX1 gene encoding ribosomal oxygenase 1 isoform X1: MVVRDGLPAGREGGAGRKNGRRGQPGGGWRPRPLPRVPRSRSPRDLFSSQPWPGSEGAPTMDGLRASAGLLRRGRLRRRRQPQPHSGSVLALPLRPRKIRRQLRRSVASRMAALRAQTLPSEDSEDSRVESTVDDPGDPLADGAATIPDAARREPYGHLGPAELLEASPASRSLQTPRALVEAQTPPARLVEAQTPPARLVEAPALPARLVPAPAPPARLVEVPAAPARVVETSALLCPAQHLAAAPPSVAPATLSGPQVDSTGGELAWDSPLQRVLAELNRIPSSRRRAARLFEWLISPMPPDHFYRRLWEREAVLVRRQDHAYYQGLFSTADLDSMLRHEEVQFGQHLDAARYVNGRRETLNPPGRALPAAAWALYQAGCSLRLLCPQAFSTTVWQFLAVLQEQFGSMAGSNVYLTPPNSQGFAPHYDDIEAFVLQLEGRKLWRVYRPRVPTEELALTSSPNFSQDDLGEPVLQTVLEPGDLLYFPRGFIHQAECQDGVHSLHLTLSTYQRNTWGDFLEAVLPLAVQAAMEENVEFRRGLPRDFMDYMGAQHSDSKDPRRTAFMEKVRVLVARLGHFAPVDAVADQRAKDFIHDSLPPVLTDRERALSVYGLPIRWEAGEPVNVGAQLTTETEVHMLQDGIARLVGEGGHLFLYYTVENSRVYHLEEPKCLEIYPQQADAMELLLRSYPEFVRVGDLPCDTVEDQLSLATMLYDKGLLLTKMPLT, translated from the coding sequence ATGGTGGTGAGAGACGGACTACCAGCCGGGCGAGAGGGAGGCGCCGGGCGGAAGAATGGCAGGCGTGGCCAACCCGGAGGCGGCTGGAGGCCGCGCCCCCTTCCCAGAGTGCCCCGCAGCCGCTCCCCGCGAGATCTCTTTTCCAGCCAGCCCTGGCCCGGCTCAGAAGGTGCTCCCACCATGGATGGGCTTCGGGCTAGCGCAGGGCTGTTGAGGCGCGGGCGGTTGAGACGCCGGCGCCAGCCGCAGCCACACAGCGGGTCGGTCCTGGCCCTGCCCTTAAGGCCCAGGAAGATCCGAAGGCAGCTGAGGAGAAGCGTGGCGTCCCGCATGGCCGCACTGAGGGCCCAGACACTGCCGAGCGAGGACTCGGAGGACTCGAGGGTGGAGTCGACGGTCGACGATCCTGGAGACCCGCTGGCTGATGGGGCAGCGACCATCCCGGATGCGGCCCGGCGAGAGCCGTACGGTCACCTGGGGCCTGCAGAGCTGCTGGAGGCCTCGCCCGCGTCCCGCTCCCTGCAGACCCCCCGCGCGCTGGTGGAGGCGCAGACCCCGCCGGCCCGCCTGGTGGAGGCGCAGACCCCGCCGGCCCGCCTGGTGGAGGCGCCCGCCCTGCCCGCGCGCCTAGTGCCGGCTCCCGCGCCTCCCGCGCGCCTGGTGGAGGTGCCCGCTGCGCCGGCGCGCGTGGTGGAGACCTCGGCGCTGCTGTGCCCTGCCCAGCACTTGGCGGCCGCCCCGCCATCCGTGGCCCCCGCAACGCTGTCGGGGCCGCAGGTGGATAGCACCGGCGGGGAGTTGGCCTGGGACTCGCCGCTGCAGCGCGTCCTGGCGGAGCTGAACCGCATCCCCAGCAGCCGGCGGCGGGCCGCGCGCCTCTTTGAGTGGCTCATCTCGCCCATGCCGCCCGATCATTTCTACCGGCGCCTGTGGGAGCGGGAGGCGGTGCTGGTGCGGCGGCAGGACCACGCCTACTATCAGGGGCTTTTCTCCACCGCAGACTTGGACTCCATGCTGCGCCACGAGGAGGTGCAGTTCGGGCAGCACCTGGATGCTGCTCGGTACGTCAACGGGCGGCGCGAGACCCTGAACCCCCCCGGCCGCGCGCTGCCTGCCGCCGCCTGGGCCCTGTACCAGGCCGGCTGCTCCCTGCGCCTCCTCTGTCCGCAGGCTTTCTCGACCACAGTGTGGCAGTTTTTGGCCGTGCTCCAAGAGCAGTTTGGTAGCATGGCAGGCTCCAACGTTTACCTCACGCCCCCCAATTCGCAGGGCTTTGCCCCCCACTACGACGACATCGAGGCTTTTGTGCTGCAGCTGGAAGGTAGGAAACTCTGGCGTGTGTACCGACCCCGGGTACCGACCGAGGAGCTGGCCCTGACATCCAGTCCCAACTTCAGCCAGGACGACCTCGGTGAGCCGGTGCTGCAGACTGTGCTGGAACCTGGAGATTTGCTCTACTTTCCTCGGGGCTTCATTCACCAAGCCGAATGCCAGGATGGAGTGCACTCTCTGCACCTCACCTTGTCCACGTACCAGCGCAATACCTGGGGCGACTTCCTGGAGGCCGTCCTGCCCCTGGCAGTGCAGGCTGCCATGGAAGAAAATGTGGAGTTCCGAAGGGGTCTTCCCCGAGATTTCATGGATTACATGGGGGCCCAGCACTCAGATTCCAAGGATCCACGAAGAACCGCTTTTATGGAGAAGGTGCGAGTCTTGGTTGCCCGCTTGGGACACTTTGCCCCTGTCGATGCTGTGGCTGACCAGCGAGCCAAAGACTTCATCCACGACTCTCTGCCCCCTGTGCTGACTGATAGGGAGAGGGCACTAAGTGTTTATGGGCTCCCAATTCGCTGGGAGGCTGGAGAACCTGTTAACGTGGGGGCCCAGTTGACAACAGAAACCGAAGTGCACATGCTTCAGGATGGGATAGCTCGCCTGGTGGGTGAGGGAGGCCATTTGTTTCTCTATTATACAGTGGAGAACTCCCGTGTTTATCATCTGGAAGAGCCTAAGTGCTTGGAGATATACCCACAGCAAGCTGATGCCATGGAACTTTTGCTCCGCTCCTACCCAGAGTTTGTGAGAGTAGGGGACCTGCCCTGTGACACGGTGGAGGACCAGCTTTCCTTAGCGACCATGTTATATGACAAGGGGCTGCTGCTCACCAAGATGCCTCTAACCTGA
- the RIOX1 gene encoding ribosomal oxygenase 1 isoform X2, producing MVVRDGLPAGREGGAGRKNGRRGQPGGGWRPRPLPRVPRSRSPRDLFSSQPWPGSEGAPTMDGLRASAGLLRRGRLRRRRQPQPHSGSVLALPLRPRKIRRQLRRSVASRMAALRAQTLPSEDSEDSRVESTVDDPGDPLADGAATIPDAARREPYGHLGPAELLEASPASRSLQTPRALVEAQTPPARLVEAQTPPARLVEAPALPARLVPAPAPPARLVEVPAAPARVVETSALLCPAQHLAAAPPSVAPATLSGPQVDSTGGELAWDSPLQRVLAELNRIPSSRRRAARLFEWLISPMPPDHFYRRLWEREAVLVRRQDHAYYQGLFSTADLDSMLRHEEVQFGQHLDAARYVNGRRETLNPPGRALPAAAWALYQAGCSLRLLCPQAFSTTVWQFLAVLQEQFGSMAGSNVYLTPPNSQGFAPHYDDIEAFVLQLEGRKLWRVYRPRVPTEELALTSSPNFSQDDLGEPVLQTVLEPGDLLYFPRGFIHQAECQDGVHSLHLTLSTYQRNTWGDFLEAVLPLAVQAAMEENVEFRRGLPRDFMDYMGAQHSDSKDPRRTAFMEKVRVLVARLGHFAPVDAVADQRAKDFIHDSLPPVLTDRERALSVYGLPIRWEAGEPVNVGAQLTTETEVHMLQDGIARLVVGRIFPKPGK from the exons ATGGTGGTGAGAGACGGACTACCAGCCGGGCGAGAGGGAGGCGCCGGGCGGAAGAATGGCAGGCGTGGCCAACCCGGAGGCGGCTGGAGGCCGCGCCCCCTTCCCAGAGTGCCCCGCAGCCGCTCCCCGCGAGATCTCTTTTCCAGCCAGCCCTGGCCCGGCTCAGAAGGTGCTCCCACCATGGATGGGCTTCGGGCTAGCGCAGGGCTGTTGAGGCGCGGGCGGTTGAGACGCCGGCGCCAGCCGCAGCCACACAGCGGGTCGGTCCTGGCCCTGCCCTTAAGGCCCAGGAAGATCCGAAGGCAGCTGAGGAGAAGCGTGGCGTCCCGCATGGCCGCACTGAGGGCCCAGACACTGCCGAGCGAGGACTCGGAGGACTCGAGGGTGGAGTCGACGGTCGACGATCCTGGAGACCCGCTGGCTGATGGGGCAGCGACCATCCCGGATGCGGCCCGGCGAGAGCCGTACGGTCACCTGGGGCCTGCAGAGCTGCTGGAGGCCTCGCCCGCGTCCCGCTCCCTGCAGACCCCCCGCGCGCTGGTGGAGGCGCAGACCCCGCCGGCCCGCCTGGTGGAGGCGCAGACCCCGCCGGCCCGCCTGGTGGAGGCGCCCGCCCTGCCCGCGCGCCTAGTGCCGGCTCCCGCGCCTCCCGCGCGCCTGGTGGAGGTGCCCGCTGCGCCGGCGCGCGTGGTGGAGACCTCGGCGCTGCTGTGCCCTGCCCAGCACTTGGCGGCCGCCCCGCCATCCGTGGCCCCCGCAACGCTGTCGGGGCCGCAGGTGGATAGCACCGGCGGGGAGTTGGCCTGGGACTCGCCGCTGCAGCGCGTCCTGGCGGAGCTGAACCGCATCCCCAGCAGCCGGCGGCGGGCCGCGCGCCTCTTTGAGTGGCTCATCTCGCCCATGCCGCCCGATCATTTCTACCGGCGCCTGTGGGAGCGGGAGGCGGTGCTGGTGCGGCGGCAGGACCACGCCTACTATCAGGGGCTTTTCTCCACCGCAGACTTGGACTCCATGCTGCGCCACGAGGAGGTGCAGTTCGGGCAGCACCTGGATGCTGCTCGGTACGTCAACGGGCGGCGCGAGACCCTGAACCCCCCCGGCCGCGCGCTGCCTGCCGCCGCCTGGGCCCTGTACCAGGCCGGCTGCTCCCTGCGCCTCCTCTGTCCGCAGGCTTTCTCGACCACAGTGTGGCAGTTTTTGGCCGTGCTCCAAGAGCAGTTTGGTAGCATGGCAGGCTCCAACGTTTACCTCACGCCCCCCAATTCGCAGGGCTTTGCCCCCCACTACGACGACATCGAGGCTTTTGTGCTGCAGCTGGAAGGTAGGAAACTCTGGCGTGTGTACCGACCCCGGGTACCGACCGAGGAGCTGGCCCTGACATCCAGTCCCAACTTCAGCCAGGACGACCTCGGTGAGCCGGTGCTGCAGACTGTGCTGGAACCTGGAGATTTGCTCTACTTTCCTCGGGGCTTCATTCACCAAGCCGAATGCCAGGATGGAGTGCACTCTCTGCACCTCACCTTGTCCACGTACCAGCGCAATACCTGGGGCGACTTCCTGGAGGCCGTCCTGCCCCTGGCAGTGCAGGCTGCCATGGAAGAAAATGTGGAGTTCCGAAGGGGTCTTCCCCGAGATTTCATGGATTACATGGGGGCCCAGCACTCAGATTCCAAGGATCCACGAAGAACCGCTTTTATGGAGAAGGTGCGAGTCTTGGTTGCCCGCTTGGGACACTTTGCCCCTGTCGATGCTGTGGCTGACCAGCGAGCCAAAGACTTCATCCACGACTCTCTGCCCCCTGTGCTGACTGATAGGGAGAGGGCACTAAGTGTTTATGGGCTCCCAATTCGCTGGGAGGCTGGAGAACCTGTTAACGTGGGGGCCCAGTTGACAACAGAAACCGAAGTGCACATGCTTCAGGATGGGATAGCTCGCCTGGTGG TTGGAAGAATCTTCCCCAAACCTGGAAAGTGA